Proteins encoded within one genomic window of Methanothrix harundinacea 6Ac:
- a CDS encoding CoB--CoM heterodisulfide reductase iron-sulfur subunit B family protein, producing MKLAYYPGCVARSTGREYEISTLAVSRALGIELSEIDDWNCCGATHVSNEVVSTALAARNLVRTELPVMASCSICYSRLRAAMIRLKDRKLRERVNEALEKKYEEEKEVLHVIEMITKALAEAEDPEDLVVRPLAGLKAAPYYGCLLTRPGGGIDSPENPSILEDLIRTLGAEPTDFRLKMKCCCGPIFMPEEEAAAETLIRILRNARASGADFVVALCPLCHLMLDANQPLLEKKFGEEISLPVLYVTQMAGLALGLGPEELGLSMNSVSTRPVLEKLEKIEGKKAEEEGAEVC from the coding sequence ATGAAGCTCGCCTACTACCCCGGATGCGTCGCCCGGTCGACGGGGAGGGAGTACGAGATATCGACCCTGGCGGTCTCCCGAGCCCTCGGCATAGAGCTATCGGAGATCGACGACTGGAACTGCTGCGGCGCCACCCACGTCTCGAACGAGGTCGTCTCGACGGCCCTGGCGGCGCGAAACCTGGTGAGGACGGAGCTTCCAGTGATGGCCTCCTGCTCCATCTGCTACAGCAGGCTCCGGGCGGCGATGATCCGCCTGAAGGACCGAAAACTGAGGGAGCGGGTGAACGAGGCCCTGGAGAAGAAGTACGAGGAAGAAAAGGAGGTCCTCCACGTCATCGAGATGATCACGAAAGCCCTCGCCGAGGCTGAGGACCCAGAAGACCTGGTCGTCCGGCCCCTCGCCGGCCTGAAGGCCGCCCCCTACTACGGCTGCCTCCTGACGAGGCCCGGCGGGGGGATCGACAGCCCCGAGAACCCCTCGATCCTCGAAGACCTGATCCGGACCCTGGGAGCGGAGCCTACGGACTTCAGATTAAAGATGAAGTGCTGCTGCGGCCCCATCTTCATGCCCGAGGAAGAGGCGGCCGCCGAGACCCTCATCCGGATCCTCCGGAACGCCAGGGCCTCCGGCGCCGACTTCGTAGTCGCGCTATGCCCGCTATGCCACCTGATGCTGGACGCCAACCAGCCGCTCCTGGAGAAGAAGTTCGGCGAAGAGATCAGCCTCCCCGTATTATACGTCACCCAGATGGCGGGGCTCGCCCTCGGCCTAGGCCCAGAAGAGCTGGGCCTATCGATGAACTCCGTATCGACGAGGCCGGTGCTGGAGAAGCTGGAGAAGATCGAGGGGAAGAAAGCTGAGGAGGAGGGGGCGGAGGTCTGCTGA
- the hdrA2 gene encoding CoB-CoM heterodisulfide reductase HdrA2 produces the protein MRIGVYICHCGLNIAGVLEPSALAEFAKTLPGVEVARDLQFTCSDTGQDMIKEDIAEHKLESIVVAACSPRLHEPTFRRVISEAGINPFMLEMANIREQCSWVHMDEPPQAQEKAKDLIRMAVAKAALLNPLQGETMPVSREVLVIGGGVAGIQASLDLADCGLSVHLVERRPTIGGYMALLTDVFPTNDCSICVLAPKMTDVYNHPLIDLVTYAEILNIEGSVGRFTVSGVRKARFVDEKLCKGCLNECAGVCPVEVPDDYEFGLGKRKAIYMPIPQAVPLVACIDPSACIGCGLCAEACPVDAVKYDQRQEEFRFDVGAIIVATGWQSFDPARKEEYGYGRYRDVISALQVERLLNAAGPTGGEVVRPSTGEVAKSVAFLQCVGSRDETVGNAYCSRVCCMYALKNAQLIKEKYPETEVSIHYIDLRAGGEGYEEFYMRAQRLGINFIRGRVSEVEEVDGSLRVNYEDTLLGGFRSKPYDLVVLSAGLEPNKDADVVGNLLGLAKRPDGFFEIAHPKMRPVEAHIEGVFIAGCASGPKEIQVSIAQGEAAAAKAMRLLVRGELALDPVVAVVDQEKCIGCKLCVDTCPGKAISVNGTALVDEAACKGCGTCAAACPVDAIDMTLFSDEQIMAQVRAATAVKGQYPFIVGFLCNWCSYAGADLAGTSRIQYPTNMRAIRVMCAGRVDPAFVLEALKGGADGVLISGCRLGECHYNKGNYQAYQRVQVLRGVLEKVGINPGRVKIIWCAASEGEILAKEVRKFVSELKEMGPAGSELAALRLPKPVGGGS, from the coding sequence ATGCGAATTGGAGTTTACATCTGTCACTGTGGCCTGAACATTGCAGGGGTTCTGGAGCCCTCCGCCCTCGCCGAGTTCGCCAAAACCCTCCCTGGGGTCGAGGTCGCCCGGGACCTCCAGTTCACCTGCTCTGATACGGGCCAGGATATGATCAAGGAGGACATCGCAGAGCATAAGCTGGAGAGCATCGTCGTCGCCGCCTGCTCGCCTCGGCTCCACGAGCCGACCTTCCGGCGGGTGATCTCCGAGGCGGGGATCAACCCCTTCATGCTGGAGATGGCGAACATCCGGGAGCAGTGCTCGTGGGTCCACATGGACGAGCCCCCCCAGGCCCAGGAGAAAGCAAAAGACCTGATCCGGATGGCGGTGGCGAAGGCGGCCCTCCTAAACCCCCTCCAGGGGGAGACGATGCCCGTCAGCCGGGAGGTGCTGGTCATCGGTGGAGGCGTAGCCGGGATCCAGGCTTCTCTCGATCTGGCCGACTGCGGCCTCTCCGTCCACCTCGTCGAGAGGAGGCCGACGATCGGGGGTTACATGGCCCTCCTCACCGACGTCTTTCCGACGAACGACTGCTCCATCTGCGTCCTCGCGCCGAAGATGACCGACGTCTACAACCACCCCCTCATCGACCTCGTCACCTACGCCGAGATCCTCAACATCGAGGGGTCTGTCGGAAGGTTCACCGTCTCCGGGGTCAGGAAGGCGCGGTTCGTCGACGAGAAGCTCTGCAAGGGCTGCCTCAACGAGTGCGCCGGGGTCTGTCCCGTGGAGGTCCCCGACGACTACGAGTTCGGCCTCGGCAAAAGAAAGGCGATCTACATGCCGATACCCCAGGCGGTCCCCCTCGTCGCCTGCATCGATCCCTCGGCCTGCATCGGCTGCGGCCTCTGCGCCGAGGCCTGCCCCGTCGACGCCGTCAAGTACGACCAGAGGCAGGAGGAGTTCAGGTTCGACGTCGGCGCCATCATCGTCGCCACCGGCTGGCAGTCCTTCGACCCCGCCAGAAAGGAGGAGTACGGCTACGGCAGGTATAGAGACGTCATATCCGCCCTCCAGGTCGAGAGGCTCCTCAACGCCGCAGGGCCGACCGGCGGCGAGGTGGTGCGGCCATCGACGGGGGAGGTCGCGAAGTCCGTCGCCTTCCTCCAGTGCGTCGGCTCCCGGGACGAGACGGTCGGAAACGCCTACTGCTCCCGGGTCTGCTGCATGTACGCCCTCAAGAACGCCCAGCTGATCAAGGAGAAGTATCCCGAGACGGAGGTCTCGATCCACTACATCGACCTCCGGGCGGGGGGCGAGGGGTACGAGGAGTTCTACATGCGGGCCCAGCGGCTCGGGATCAACTTCATCCGGGGCCGGGTCTCCGAGGTGGAGGAGGTGGACGGGAGCCTTCGCGTCAACTACGAGGACACCCTCCTGGGCGGCTTCCGTTCGAAGCCCTACGACCTCGTCGTCCTCTCGGCGGGGCTCGAGCCGAATAAGGATGCCGACGTCGTCGGCAACCTCCTCGGCCTCGCAAAGCGCCCCGACGGCTTCTTCGAGATCGCCCACCCCAAGATGAGGCCGGTGGAGGCCCACATCGAGGGGGTCTTCATCGCCGGCTGCGCCTCGGGACCAAAGGAGATCCAGGTCTCCATCGCCCAGGGGGAGGCGGCGGCGGCGAAGGCGATGAGGCTTCTTGTTAGAGGAGAGCTCGCCCTCGACCCCGTCGTCGCCGTGGTGGACCAGGAGAAGTGCATAGGCTGCAAGCTCTGCGTCGATACCTGTCCGGGGAAGGCGATCTCCGTCAACGGGACCGCCCTCGTCGACGAGGCGGCCTGCAAGGGGTGCGGGACCTGCGCCGCCGCCTGCCCCGTCGACGCCATCGATATGACCCTCTTCTCCGACGAGCAGATCATGGCCCAGGTCCGGGCGGCGACGGCGGTCAAGGGGCAGTACCCCTTCATCGTCGGGTTCCTCTGCAACTGGTGCAGCTACGCCGGAGCGGATCTGGCCGGCACCTCCCGGATCCAGTATCCGACGAACATGAGGGCGATCCGGGTGATGTGCGCCGGGAGGGTCGACCCAGCCTTCGTCCTCGAGGCCCTGAAGGGGGGTGCCGACGGCGTTCTCATATCCGGCTGCCGCCTCGGCGAGTGCCACTACAACAAGGGGAACTACCAGGCCTACCAGCGGGTCCAGGTCCTCAGGGGGGTCCTGGAGAAGGTGGGGATCAACCCCGGGAGGGTCAAGATCATCTGGTGCGCCGCCAGTGAGGGCGAGATCCTGGCAAAAGAGGTCAGGAAGTTCGTCAGCGAGCTGAAGGAGATGGGGCCGGCGGGATCAGAGCTCGCTGCTCTCAGGCTCCCGAAGCCTGTAGGAGGCGGTTCCTGA
- a CDS encoding type II toxin-antitoxin system HicA family toxin has product MSRLRSVTGKDAVKAFVKAGGVVGRGKGDHVNIKMPNGQIVTIPISGDLKIGLLKSAIKKAGLDDDEFIALLKG; this is encoded by the coding sequence GTGAGCAGACTTCGGAGTGTGACTGGCAAAGACGCCGTCAAAGCCTTTGTCAAGGCGGGCGGAGTTGTGGGCCGCGGCAAAGGCGATCACGTTAATATCAAGATGCCAAACGGTCAGATCGTCACCATTCCCATCTCCGGCGATCTGAAGATAGGCCTTCTCAAGTCTGCCATAAAAAAGGCCGGGCTGGATGATGACGAGTTTATCGCGCTCTTGAAGGGGTGA
- the coaBC gene encoding bifunctional phosphopantothenoylcysteine decarboxylase/phosphopantothenate--cysteine ligase CoaBC, producing the protein MTSTISCTVSDSLSGKLIVLAVTGSIAAVRTVDLARDLIRRGAAVHSVMSGAATEILHPHALEYASGNPVVTRITGRVEHVEFCGVGGRADLLLIAPATANTIGKIAWGIDDTPVTTYATTALGSGVPVVVVPAMHEAMYRHPAVMSNLEALRSMGVVVLDPRIEEEKAKIAESRTVVLEVERLLGPNDLAGRRVLVTGGATAERVDPIRILTNRASGKTGAEIALEARRRGAEVTLVHRGRLGLPLKEVYVESAEDMLRAVLAELEGGGYDAIVAAAAVSDYTRDPSADKIKSGGELVLRLRPTSKIIAAVRASHPEIKMVGFKAETFLSDEELIFRARESMEKNRLDIVVGNDVGRGGMGTEDNRVLILSRSGRVAEVAGKKREIAEAVVDALAGELS; encoded by the coding sequence ATGACTTCGACCATATCCTGCACGGTGAGCGATTCCCTATCGGGGAAGTTGATCGTCCTCGCGGTGACGGGGTCCATCGCCGCGGTGAGGACCGTCGACCTCGCCCGCGACCTGATCCGGCGGGGGGCGGCTGTCCACTCCGTCATGAGCGGAGCTGCCACAGAGATCCTCCACCCTCACGCCCTGGAGTATGCGAGCGGAAACCCCGTGGTGACGAGGATCACGGGGAGGGTCGAGCACGTCGAGTTCTGCGGCGTCGGAGGGAGGGCCGACCTCCTCCTGATCGCTCCGGCCACCGCCAACACCATAGGAAAGATCGCCTGGGGCATCGACGACACCCCCGTCACCACCTACGCCACCACCGCCCTCGGCTCCGGCGTCCCCGTCGTCGTCGTCCCCGCCATGCACGAGGCGATGTACCGCCACCCCGCCGTCATGAGTAACCTGGAGGCCCTCCGGTCGATGGGGGTCGTCGTCCTCGACCCCCGGATCGAGGAGGAGAAGGCGAAGATCGCCGAGAGCAGGACGGTGGTCCTGGAGGTCGAGAGGCTCCTCGGACCCAACGACCTCGCCGGGAGGAGGGTCCTGGTGACGGGGGGCGCCACCGCCGAGAGGGTTGATCCCATCCGGATTCTGACGAACCGGGCCTCGGGGAAGACGGGCGCGGAGATCGCCCTGGAGGCGCGGAGGCGCGGAGCCGAGGTGACCCTCGTCCATCGAGGCCGCCTCGGCCTCCCCCTGAAGGAGGTGTACGTCGAGAGCGCCGAGGATATGCTCCGGGCGGTCCTGGCGGAGCTGGAGGGTGGCGGCTACGACGCCATCGTCGCCGCCGCTGCCGTCTCCGACTACACCCGCGACCCTTCCGCCGATAAGATAAAGTCCGGGGGGGAGCTGGTCCTCCGGCTGAGGCCGACCTCGAAGATCATCGCCGCCGTCAGGGCGAGCCACCCCGAGATCAAGATGGTGGGTTTCAAGGCCGAGACCTTCCTATCCGACGAGGAGCTGATCTTTCGGGCCCGGGAGTCGATGGAGAAGAACCGCCTCGACATCGTCGTCGGAAACGATGTCGGAAGGGGAGGGATGGGGACGGAGGATAACCGGGTCCTGATCCTCTCCCGGTCGGGGAGGGTCGCCGAGGTCGCCGGAAAGAAGAGGGAGATCGCGGAAGCCGTCGTCGACGCCCTGGCGGGGGAGCTATCATGA
- a CDS encoding 4Fe-4S binding protein, translated as MPMEIEKEMEVEGSTIRSIQRSEDSVKVLDYDYKKCNGCGICVALCPVNALQLGPVIEIATGLDAPPVLIDLDKCVFCGMCAAFCPVDAYRMTANDRDYKEMEEYPHLVSRAEPNEKCLPCALCEPVCPTEAITVVFRPTRDVFGPLREEERGEGKGKIEVDPEKCNLCGKCAKFCEAFLLQEKEPTPTDLVPFEQLLVDEELCDHCGLCVGICPEEAIKVEGNPLELEEEFVFSGEIEVDQDKCIGCGRCLLVCPYDAMDVTKPFEGDIRLVERQLPLCDPMGCHACFNVCPSDCWYVGEDGRIKVEKDQCIFCGACANSCHCFAVEVDRSAVTHTPVKETPWAEEWKEAISAITTKVRRRPDLSGIVLPPEIERVPIPEIEAPARDPDLLSKINEALAGVEAVINKPKVRFVWERGGIEEAREKIGERIRKAKAEAAAEAEGGDER; from the coding sequence ATGCCGATGGAGATCGAGAAGGAGATGGAGGTGGAGGGCTCCACCATAAGGTCGATCCAGAGGTCGGAGGACTCGGTGAAGGTCCTGGACTACGACTACAAGAAGTGCAACGGATGCGGGATCTGCGTCGCCCTCTGTCCGGTAAACGCCCTCCAGCTCGGCCCCGTCATCGAGATCGCCACCGGCCTCGACGCCCCTCCGGTCCTCATCGACCTCGACAAATGCGTCTTCTGCGGGATGTGCGCCGCCTTCTGCCCCGTCGACGCCTACAGGATGACCGCCAACGACCGGGACTACAAAGAGATGGAGGAGTACCCCCACCTCGTCTCCCGGGCCGAGCCGAACGAGAAGTGTCTTCCATGCGCCCTCTGCGAGCCGGTCTGTCCGACGGAGGCGATCACCGTCGTCTTCCGCCCGACGAGGGACGTCTTCGGCCCCCTCCGGGAGGAGGAGAGGGGGGAGGGGAAGGGGAAGATCGAGGTCGACCCCGAGAAGTGCAACCTCTGTGGGAAATGCGCCAAGTTCTGCGAGGCCTTCCTCCTCCAGGAGAAGGAGCCCACCCCCACCGACCTCGTCCCCTTCGAGCAGCTCCTCGTCGACGAGGAGCTCTGCGACCACTGCGGCCTCTGCGTCGGGATCTGCCCCGAGGAGGCGATCAAGGTCGAGGGCAATCCCCTGGAGCTGGAGGAGGAGTTTGTCTTCTCCGGGGAGATCGAGGTCGACCAGGATAAGTGCATCGGGTGCGGCAGGTGCCTCCTAGTCTGCCCCTACGACGCCATGGACGTCACCAAGCCCTTCGAGGGGGATATAAGGCTCGTCGAGCGGCAGCTGCCACTATGCGACCCCATGGGCTGCCACGCCTGCTTCAACGTCTGCCCCTCCGACTGCTGGTACGTCGGGGAGGACGGCAGGATAAAGGTGGAGAAGGATCAGTGCATCTTCTGCGGGGCCTGCGCCAACTCCTGCCACTGCTTCGCCGTGGAGGTGGACCGCTCGGCGGTGACCCACACCCCCGTCAAGGAGACGCCGTGGGCGGAGGAGTGGAAGGAGGCGATCTCCGCCATCACCACCAAGGTGAGGAGGAGGCCGGACCTCTCCGGGATCGTGCTGCCGCCGGAGATCGAGCGGGTCCCGATACCCGAGATCGAGGCGCCGGCGAGGGACCCAGACCTCCTCTCGAAGATCAACGAGGCTCTGGCTGGGGTCGAGGCGGTGATCAACAAGCCCAAGGTGAGGTTCGTCTGGGAGAGGGGCGGGATCGAGGAGGCGAGGGAGAAGATAGGCGAGAGGATCAGGAAGGCGAAAGCTGAGGCGGCAGCCGAGGCCGAAGGGGGTGATGAGAGATGA
- a CDS encoding type II toxin-antitoxin system HicB family antitoxin — MEYTILIHQAEEGGYWSEVPALPGCYSQGETIDETLSNTKEAVEAHLMALKEEEVAAPIEENLFIGKVRVEAV; from the coding sequence TTGGAATATACGATTTTGATACACCAAGCGGAAGAAGGGGGCTACTGGTCCGAAGTTCCTGCGCTTCCGGGATGTTACTCTCAAGGTGAGACGATCGATGAAACCCTGAGCAACACCAAGGAGGCCGTCGAGGCTCACCTCATGGCCTTGAAGGAGGAAGAGGTGGCGGCCCCCATCGAAGAGAACCTTTTCATAGGGAAGGTTCGGGTAGAGGCCGTTTAA
- a CDS encoding pantoate kinase: protein MRASAPAHITGFFAARPDPDPRLAGSVGGGLNLDLSAATTVSRSEETAVLLNGVVSEAPVTRRVVDTLAPSPVRVETELSMPLGSGFGASGAGALSSAYAINGAFGLGLTANAVGEAAHVAEVASGTGLGDVLAQNTGGLVVRLSPGAPGLGVVDRIPVPPLEVELLVRGPLSTKEVLSDAGTMRGVNREGERALRELLKRPTLERFVTLSWEFARRAGLARGWMEDAVEAVESRGGMASMVMLGDAIFALNGGDALAEFGDVIRARVSLGGASLE from the coding sequence ATGAGAGCCTCCGCCCCCGCCCACATCACGGGATTCTTCGCCGCCCGCCCCGATCCCGACCCGAGGCTGGCGGGCTCCGTCGGCGGCGGCCTGAACCTGGACCTTTCGGCCGCCACCACCGTATCTAGGTCGGAGGAGACGGCCGTCCTCCTCAACGGGGTGGTCTCGGAGGCGCCGGTGACGAGGAGGGTCGTCGATACCCTGGCCCCGTCCCCCGTCCGGGTGGAGACGGAGCTCTCTATGCCCCTGGGTTCCGGCTTCGGGGCGAGCGGGGCGGGGGCCCTCAGCTCTGCCTACGCCATCAACGGGGCCTTCGGCCTCGGCCTCACCGCCAACGCCGTCGGCGAGGCCGCCCACGTGGCGGAGGTCGCCTCCGGGACCGGCCTGGGGGACGTCCTGGCCCAGAACACCGGCGGCCTGGTGGTCCGGCTCTCCCCGGGGGCTCCGGGGCTGGGGGTCGTCGACAGGATCCCGGTCCCGCCCCTGGAGGTGGAGCTTCTGGTGAGAGGCCCCCTCTCGACGAAGGAGGTCCTCTCGGACGCCGGGACGATGAGGGGGGTGAACCGGGAGGGGGAGCGGGCCCTCCGGGAGCTTCTGAAGAGGCCGACCCTGGAGAGGTTCGTCACCCTCTCCTGGGAGTTCGCCCGAAGGGCGGGGCTCGCCCGGGGATGGATGGAGGACGCCGTCGAAGCGGTGGAGTCCCGGGGAGGAATGGCCAGCATGGTGATGCTGGGGGATGCGATCTTCGCCCTCAACGGAGGGGACGCCTTGGCGGAGTTTGGTGATGTGATCAGAGCGAGGGTGAGCCTTGGGGGTGCCTCTCTTGAGTGA
- a CDS encoding 4-phosphopantoate--beta-alanine ligase, which produces MSDVPPSHPRYASLLTREKLVEGVERGITGLNGLIAQGRGEALDYLLGEVTTPPAEEAERAAAALLLLAERPVLSVNGNAAALVPREMVDLARKIGAPLEVNIFYRTEERVRRIADHLRSFGAEEVFGETPDASVPGLDHARGKASRGGIFDADVVFVPLEDGDRCEALVRMGKRVVTVDLNPLSRTARTSTVTIVDNVVRALPNLISLVGEMGGQREAELREIVASYDNRAVLRRSVEAMVSHLSRQFSTFEE; this is translated from the coding sequence TTGAGTGACGTCCCCCCATCCCATCCGAGGTACGCCTCCCTCCTGACCCGGGAGAAGTTGGTGGAGGGGGTCGAGAGGGGGATCACCGGCCTGAACGGCCTCATCGCGCAAGGTAGGGGCGAGGCCCTCGACTACCTCCTCGGCGAGGTGACGACCCCTCCCGCCGAGGAGGCGGAGCGGGCGGCGGCGGCCCTCCTCCTCCTGGCGGAGAGGCCGGTCCTCAGCGTCAACGGGAACGCCGCCGCCCTCGTTCCCCGGGAGATGGTCGATCTCGCGAGAAAGATTGGAGCGCCCCTGGAGGTGAACATATTCTACAGGACCGAGGAGCGGGTCCGGAGGATAGCCGACCACCTCCGGTCCTTCGGCGCCGAGGAGGTCTTCGGCGAGACCCCCGACGCCTCGGTACCCGGCCTCGACCACGCCCGGGGGAAGGCGTCGAGGGGCGGGATCTTCGACGCTGACGTCGTCTTCGTCCCCCTGGAGGACGGGGACAGGTGCGAGGCCCTGGTGAGGATGGGAAAGCGGGTCGTCACCGTCGATCTGAACCCCCTCTCTCGGACCGCCAGGACCTCGACGGTGACGATCGTCGACAACGTCGTCCGGGCTCTCCCGAACCTGATCTCCCTGGTGGGGGAGATGGGGGGCCAGAGGGAGGCCGAGCTTCGGGAGATCGTCGCCAGCTACGACAACAGGGCCGTCCTCCGCCGGTCGGTGGAGGCGATGGTCTCCCACCTCTCCCGCCAGTTCTCCACCTTCGAGGAGTGA
- a CDS encoding 4Fe-4S dicluster domain-containing protein, with protein sequence MTKEASSIAEAVTTMKTTAIMTAEGEKFRERVLALAGAEVKTCIQCGTCSASCPTASLMDVPIRKLVKLVLEGEKAAAMASRSIWLCTSCLLCTVRCPRKIRPMAVVAALKTIYEEEGLKCKDSVFEGIFARQIRDYGRISEFLLSAEYMIRSPSSAAQIMAFGAELVPKGKIELGFEAARGERIEGTEEMRRIFELLGDDGRKEGKSEKAGEKEEGEK encoded by the coding sequence ATGACAAAGGAGGCTTCTAGCATTGCGGAGGCGGTGACGACGATGAAGACGACGGCGATCATGACGGCCGAGGGGGAGAAGTTTCGGGAGAGGGTCCTCGCCCTCGCCGGGGCCGAGGTGAAAACCTGCATCCAGTGCGGGACCTGCTCCGCGAGCTGCCCCACCGCCTCCCTGATGGACGTGCCCATACGAAAGCTCGTAAAGCTGGTCCTCGAAGGGGAGAAGGCTGCTGCCATGGCGAGCAGGTCGATATGGCTCTGCACCTCCTGCCTCCTCTGCACCGTCCGCTGCCCGAGGAAGATCAGGCCGATGGCGGTCGTCGCCGCCCTCAAGACGATCTACGAGGAGGAGGGCTTGAAGTGCAAGGACTCGGTCTTCGAGGGGATCTTCGCCCGCCAGATCCGCGACTATGGGAGGATATCGGAGTTCCTGCTGTCGGCGGAGTACATGATCCGTAGCCCCAGCTCGGCGGCGCAGATCATGGCCTTCGGCGCAGAGCTCGTCCCCAAGGGGAAGATCGAGCTCGGCTTTGAGGCGGCGAGGGGGGAGAGGATCGAGGGGACGGAGGAGATGAGGCGGATCTTCGAGCTTCTCGGCGACGACGGGAGGAAAGAAGGAAAGTCTGAGAAGGCCGGAGAAAAAGAGGAGGGAGAAAAATGA